A genomic segment from Ptychodera flava strain L36383 chromosome 19, AS_Pfla_20210202, whole genome shotgun sequence encodes:
- the LOC139119227 gene encoding acetylcholinesterase-like isoform X2 translates to MSTTTISLWLAMLAITISAQSDYSYVVPTLYGKVLGTRRRALDMYTEEYMGIPYATPPVGDLRYKPSTPIEPWDGVYNASRYGRGCRLLSDEVFGDFIGTAMWNPNVHLSEDCLFMNVWTPHPRPTNAAVLVWIYGGGFYSGVASLEVYHGGTLAATQNVIVVSFNYRVASFGFFYLGHQDAPGNVGLLDQALALQWVQDNIVHFGGDPRRVTIFGESAGAVSVGLHLLSPLSRNFFTRAILQSGSPNTPWATLTTDEAKRRSLELAKLFGCYNDSKAIPMADVAKCMREQNALDILNGEWMDDVHGIYRFPFTPVVDGTFLTETPLSSIERHSFKPAPIMFGTNKDEGAFFLIYYEPAFRLDAESIIDRDIFESTVRMSFPDMNKIGHDAVSFRYIDWWNPEDGAMLRDRVEDFVSDAKIHCPAHEFGYAYASSQEDVYAYFFSQRAFNNPFHEWMGVLHGDEVAFVFGQPLEPRFNFSAEDAEVSRRMMKAWANFAKTGNPNKESLDDITEDTWPKYTAKQQLSFTFNTQALKNNSAVGRGPRLDFCAFWREYVPNLVTATADINEAEREWKEEFHRWSTKYMVDWKAEFSHYVTNKGQDCSSDINDTP, encoded by the exons ATGAGCACGACTACGATTTCGCTGTGGCTGGCAATGCTGGCAATAACTATCTCAGCACAGAGTGACTACAGTTACGTGGTACCTACACTGTACGGCAAGGTGCTCGGAACACGCAGACGTGCTCTCGACATGTACACCGAGGAGTACATGGGGATTCCGTACGCAACCCCTCCCGTGGGTGACTTGCGATACAAACCTTCGACCCCTATTGAACCTTGGGATGGGGTCTACAACGCCTCGCGGTACGGCCGAGGTTGCAGGCTCTTGTCAGACGAAGTTTTTGGTGATTTCATCGGCACCGCTATGTGGAACCCAAACGTTCATCTGTCCGAGGATTGTTTGTTTATGAATGTGTGGACCCCTCATCCGAGGCCAACCAACGCAGCTGTTCTAGTCTGGATATACGGAGGTGGTTTCTACAGCGGTGTTGCGTCGTTAGAAGTTTATCATGGTGGTACCTTAGCTGCTACACAAAACGTCATCGTTGTGTCGTTCAATTATCGTGTGGCTTCGTTCGGCTTTTTTTACTTAGGGCATCAAGACGCTCCCGGCAATGTTGGCCTTTTGGATCAGGCCCTGGCACTGCAGTGGGTTCAGGACAACATCGTTCACTTTGGAGGTGATCCGCGAAGAGTCACCATATTTGGGGAGAGCGCGGGCGCTGTTAGTGTGGGACTACACTTACTTTCACCTCTAAGTCGCAATTTCTTTACACGGGCTATCCTTCAGAGTGGGTCCCCGAATACACCATGGGCTACCTTGACGACGGACGAAGCTAAGAGGCGAAGTCTAGAGCTTGCTAAACTGTTTGGCTGTTATAACGACTCGAAAGCTATCCCAATGGCAGACGTTGCCAAGTGCATGAGGGAGCAAAATGCGTTAGACATACTGAACGGCGAATGGATGGATGACGTACACGGAATATACCGTTTTCCCTTCACACCTGTGGTCGACGGAACATTCTTGACGGAAACTCCCCTCTCGTCTATTGAAAGACATTCTTTTAAACCTGCGCCTATTATGTTTGGAACGAACAAGGACGAAGGTGCGTTCTTTCTGATTTACTACGAACCGGCGTTTCGACTGGACGCCGAAAGCATAATCGATCGAGATATCTTTGAAAGTACGGTTCGGATGTCGTTTCCCGACATGAACAAAATTGGGCACGATGCTGTCTCATTTCGCTACATTGACTGGTGGAACCCTGAGGATGGCGCTATGCTTCGGGACAGAGTAGAAGATTTTGTGagtgacgcaaagatacactgCCCGGCTCATGAATTTGGATACGCCTATGCTTCGAGCCAGGAGGATGTCTATGCTTACTTCTTCAGTCAGAGGGCCTTTAATAATCCTTTCCATGAATGGATGGGAGTGCTTCACGGCGATGAAGTTGCATTTGTCTTTGGCCAACCACTCGAACCTCGTTTTAATTTCTCCGCTGAGGATGCCGAAGTGAGTCGTCGCATGATGAAAGCGTGGGCAAATTTTGCCAAGACTGG TAATCCGAATAAAGAGTCGTTGGACGACATCACAGAGGATACCTGGCCCAAATACACGGCAAAACAGCagttgtctttcactttcaatacACAGGCATTGAAAAACAACAGTGCCGTTGGGAGAGGACCGCGCCTTGACTTTTGTGCATTTTGGAGAGAATATGTACCAAATTTAGTCACTGCAACGG
- the LOC139119227 gene encoding acetylcholinesterase-like isoform X1: protein MRFTIDKISRMSTTTISLWLAMLAITISAQSDYSYVVPTLYGKVLGTRRRALDMYTEEYMGIPYATPPVGDLRYKPSTPIEPWDGVYNASRYGRGCRLLSDEVFGDFIGTAMWNPNVHLSEDCLFMNVWTPHPRPTNAAVLVWIYGGGFYSGVASLEVYHGGTLAATQNVIVVSFNYRVASFGFFYLGHQDAPGNVGLLDQALALQWVQDNIVHFGGDPRRVTIFGESAGAVSVGLHLLSPLSRNFFTRAILQSGSPNTPWATLTTDEAKRRSLELAKLFGCYNDSKAIPMADVAKCMREQNALDILNGEWMDDVHGIYRFPFTPVVDGTFLTETPLSSIERHSFKPAPIMFGTNKDEGAFFLIYYEPAFRLDAESIIDRDIFESTVRMSFPDMNKIGHDAVSFRYIDWWNPEDGAMLRDRVEDFVSDAKIHCPAHEFGYAYASSQEDVYAYFFSQRAFNNPFHEWMGVLHGDEVAFVFGQPLEPRFNFSAEDAEVSRRMMKAWANFAKTGNPNKESLDDITEDTWPKYTAKQQLSFTFNTQALKNNSAVGRGPRLDFCAFWREYVPNLVTATADINEAEREWKEEFHRWSTKYMVDWKAEFSHYVTNKGQDCSSDINDTP from the exons GTTCACTATTGACAAGATATCCAGGATGAGCACGACTACGATTTCGCTGTGGCTGGCAATGCTGGCAATAACTATCTCAGCACAGAGTGACTACAGTTACGTGGTACCTACACTGTACGGCAAGGTGCTCGGAACACGCAGACGTGCTCTCGACATGTACACCGAGGAGTACATGGGGATTCCGTACGCAACCCCTCCCGTGGGTGACTTGCGATACAAACCTTCGACCCCTATTGAACCTTGGGATGGGGTCTACAACGCCTCGCGGTACGGCCGAGGTTGCAGGCTCTTGTCAGACGAAGTTTTTGGTGATTTCATCGGCACCGCTATGTGGAACCCAAACGTTCATCTGTCCGAGGATTGTTTGTTTATGAATGTGTGGACCCCTCATCCGAGGCCAACCAACGCAGCTGTTCTAGTCTGGATATACGGAGGTGGTTTCTACAGCGGTGTTGCGTCGTTAGAAGTTTATCATGGTGGTACCTTAGCTGCTACACAAAACGTCATCGTTGTGTCGTTCAATTATCGTGTGGCTTCGTTCGGCTTTTTTTACTTAGGGCATCAAGACGCTCCCGGCAATGTTGGCCTTTTGGATCAGGCCCTGGCACTGCAGTGGGTTCAGGACAACATCGTTCACTTTGGAGGTGATCCGCGAAGAGTCACCATATTTGGGGAGAGCGCGGGCGCTGTTAGTGTGGGACTACACTTACTTTCACCTCTAAGTCGCAATTTCTTTACACGGGCTATCCTTCAGAGTGGGTCCCCGAATACACCATGGGCTACCTTGACGACGGACGAAGCTAAGAGGCGAAGTCTAGAGCTTGCTAAACTGTTTGGCTGTTATAACGACTCGAAAGCTATCCCAATGGCAGACGTTGCCAAGTGCATGAGGGAGCAAAATGCGTTAGACATACTGAACGGCGAATGGATGGATGACGTACACGGAATATACCGTTTTCCCTTCACACCTGTGGTCGACGGAACATTCTTGACGGAAACTCCCCTCTCGTCTATTGAAAGACATTCTTTTAAACCTGCGCCTATTATGTTTGGAACGAACAAGGACGAAGGTGCGTTCTTTCTGATTTACTACGAACCGGCGTTTCGACTGGACGCCGAAAGCATAATCGATCGAGATATCTTTGAAAGTACGGTTCGGATGTCGTTTCCCGACATGAACAAAATTGGGCACGATGCTGTCTCATTTCGCTACATTGACTGGTGGAACCCTGAGGATGGCGCTATGCTTCGGGACAGAGTAGAAGATTTTGTGagtgacgcaaagatacactgCCCGGCTCATGAATTTGGATACGCCTATGCTTCGAGCCAGGAGGATGTCTATGCTTACTTCTTCAGTCAGAGGGCCTTTAATAATCCTTTCCATGAATGGATGGGAGTGCTTCACGGCGATGAAGTTGCATTTGTCTTTGGCCAACCACTCGAACCTCGTTTTAATTTCTCCGCTGAGGATGCCGAAGTGAGTCGTCGCATGATGAAAGCGTGGGCAAATTTTGCCAAGACTGG TAATCCGAATAAAGAGTCGTTGGACGACATCACAGAGGATACCTGGCCCAAATACACGGCAAAACAGCagttgtctttcactttcaatacACAGGCATTGAAAAACAACAGTGCCGTTGGGAGAGGACCGCGCCTTGACTTTTGTGCATTTTGGAGAGAATATGTACCAAATTTAGTCACTGCAACGG